From the genome of Bradyrhizobium sp. ORS 278:
GCTTCTTGCGGACGCGGCGGATCAGCACCTCCAGCGCGTTGGAATCGTGGTCGTGGCCAAGGCCGTAGACGTTCTCCTCGAGCTCGTGCTGCGGCACCACGCGGCCGTTGTGCCGCAACAGATAGGCGATCAGGCGGTATTCGAGCTGCGACAGCGCCACCGGCACGCCGGACAGGCTGACCTTCATCTGGCGCTCGTCGAGCGCGAGATCGCCCGATGACAGCACCGGCGCCGCGTGGCCGGCGGAGCGCCTGACGATGGCGCGCAGGCGCGCCAGCAGCTCCTCGTTGCGGAACGGCTTTGGCAGATAATCGTCGGCGCCGGCATCGATGCCGTCGACCCGCTCGGCCCAGCTCGCGCGCGCGGTCAGGATCAGCACCGGCATGTGCCGGCCGGCGCCGCGCCAGCGCTTCAGCACCGAGAGGCCGTCCATGCCGGGCAGGCCGAGATCGAGCAC
Proteins encoded in this window:
- a CDS encoding response regulator transcription factor, whose translation is MRVLLVEDDPRLSSDLSRTLQAAGYLVETSANGEQAWFLGDTEDYGAVVLDLGLPGMDGLSVLKRWRGAGRHMPVLILTARASWAERVDGIDAGADDYLPKPFRNEELLARLRAIVRRSAGHAAPVLSSGDLALDERQMKVSLSGVPVALSQLEYRLIAYLLRHNGRVVPQHELEENVYGLGHDHDSNALEVLIRRVRKKLGADIIETRRGFGYMIPETAE